Proteins encoded within one genomic window of Candidatus Methylomirabilota bacterium:
- a CDS encoding SDR family oxidoreductase has translation MKLTGKITLITNVSQYMGAACTEEFAKEGAVLALHDRTESRAKPALEVTLAYGREALLVAGDLTRSAEANRVVRTVIDRFGRLDVLVNNSSHPPLGGPVEETTDEAWRSLTAQLLDEPFYCLRAAIRAMKRQGRGKVINFTSAVAIVGLPNYAAYSTARAGANGLTKAVGREVARFGIQVNAIAQNFVENPTYFGQEIVSDPDKLARVLKHVPAGRLARSEESARLAVYLASDEADFFCGQVISFAGGWA, from the coding sequence TGAAGCTGACCGGCAAAATCACCCTCATCACCAACGTCAGCCAGTACATGGGCGCGGCCTGTACGGAGGAGTTCGCCAAGGAGGGGGCCGTGCTCGCCCTCCACGACCGGACCGAGAGCCGGGCGAAGCCGGCCCTCGAGGTGACGCTGGCCTACGGGCGGGAGGCGCTGCTCGTCGCCGGCGACCTCACCCGGTCCGCCGAGGCGAACCGCGTCGTGCGGACGGTCATCGACCGGTTCGGGCGGCTCGACGTCCTCGTGAACAACTCGAGCCACCCTCCGCTCGGCGGCCCGGTCGAGGAGACGACGGACGAAGCGTGGCGGTCCCTGACCGCGCAGCTCCTCGACGAGCCGTTCTACTGCTTGCGGGCCGCCATCCGTGCGATGAAGCGTCAGGGTCGAGGAAAGGTCATCAACTTCACCTCGGCGGTGGCGATCGTCGGGCTGCCGAACTACGCCGCCTACTCCACGGCCCGGGCCGGAGCCAACGGGCTGACCAAGGCGGTAGGACGTGAGGTGGCGCGGTTCGGAATCCAGGTGAACGCGATCGCGCAGAACTTCGTCGAGAATCCGACCTACTTCGGCCAGGAGATCGTGTCGGACCCCGACAAGCTGGCTCGGGTCCTCAAGCACGTTCCGGCCGGGCGACTGGCGCGGTCGGAGGAGTCGGCGCGGCTGGCGGTCTATCTCGCCTCCGACGAGGCGGATTTCTTCTGCGGCCAGGTCATCTCCTTCGCCGGCGGGTGGGCCTGA